In Saccharolobus solfataricus, a genomic segment contains:
- a CDS encoding ISH3-like element ISC1439B family transposase, which translates to MQVYETGFKTELKSLASYFIVNNLNVISQELDTRIADAAPFLLTENRGKEYLKVVREGEKVMSQGERSFKFYPHVKVEGETTIVAVDETAITVGEKESRKVEGFQLYNGKRKGVKLRSVDLVFPLRLSLLEEIADLRSDTPSQFLMRAVSEVAQHLKIDYVVADAGFLNLKVIKEMPVKTVVGGKTNLKGFKELSNVSLTEKKCEVNDRVYVAYRVLKYNDLYYYEVIYVKEKPRHFIFVTNFNGDPYKLAELYRLRWQSEEGFKVRKARIRYVRKLTNKIFLYLYYTVLDSVWNLVNYLLFNFKSTKRKPLSFDSFVRLL; encoded by the coding sequence ATGCAAGTTTATGAAACGGGATTCAAAACGGAGTTGAAGTCCCTCGCTAGTTATTTCATCGTCAATAATCTTAACGTTATCTCCCAAGAGTTGGACACGAGGATCGCGGACGCAGCTCCGTTCCTGTTGACAGAGAACAGGGGAAAGGAGTACTTGAAGGTCGTTAGGGAAGGGGAGAAGGTGATGAGTCAAGGGGAGAGGAGCTTCAAGTTCTACCCTCACGTGAAAGTTGAGGGAGAGACTACAATCGTTGCAGTGGACGAGACCGCGATAACCGTGGGGGAGAAGGAGTCGAGGAAGGTGGAAGGATTTCAACTCTACAACGGGAAGAGGAAGGGAGTTAAGTTGAGGTCCGTGGACTTGGTGTTCCCCTTGAGGTTGTCCCTCCTCGAGGAGATAGCTGACTTGAGAAGCGATACTCCCTCCCAGTTCCTGATGAGGGCCGTGAGCGAAGTTGCTCAGCACCTCAAGATAGACTACGTTGTTGCTGACGCGGGTTTCCTGAACTTGAAGGTAATCAAGGAGATGCCTGTGAAGACCGTGGTAGGAGGTAAGACCAACCTGAAGGGCTTCAAGGAACTCTCCAACGTCTCTCTAACCGAGAAGAAATGCGAGGTAAATGACAGGGTTTACGTTGCGTATAGGGTCCTGAAGTACAATGACCTTTACTACTATGAAGTGATATACGTCAAGGAGAAACCCAGGCACTTCATCTTCGTTACCAACTTCAATGGAGATCCCTACAAGCTAGCTGAGCTCTACAGGTTGAGATGGCAGAGCGAAGAGGGCTTCAAGGTCAGGAAGGCCAGGATAAGGTACGTGAGGAAGTTAACCAACAAGATCTTCCTCTACCTCTATTACACTGTCCTAGATTCGGTGTGGAACCTCGTGAATTACCTCCTCTTCAACTTCAAGTCCACGAAAAGGAAGCCTCTCTCCTTCGACTCCTTCGTCAGGCTTCTCTAA
- a CDS encoding nucleotidyltransferase domain-containing protein: protein MGKGKSAIESQIRMLKLAKEIVEEVASSFPNLEEVYIFGSRARGDYLDTSDIDILFVFKGIKEMNVFDRMYMVSRFIRGNVDYIVLDEGEKDRVKDKVLFWKREKGFVLL from the coding sequence ATGGGTAAAGGGAAATCTGCAATAGAAAGCCAGATAAGAATGCTTAAACTTGCTAAGGAGATCGTTGAAGAGGTAGCTAGTTCTTTCCCCAATCTAGAGGAGGTTTACATTTTTGGGTCAAGAGCTAGGGGAGACTACTTAGACACTAGTGATATAGACATACTGTTTGTATTTAAGGGGATTAAGGAGATGAATGTATTTGATAGAATGTACATGGTTTCCAGGTTCATTAGAGGTAATGTTGATTATATTGTGTTGGATGAGGGGGAGAAAGATAGGGTTAAGGATAAAGTGCTCTTTTGGAAGAGAGAGAAAGGATTTGTTTTGCTCTGA
- a CDS encoding HEPN domain-containing protein: MRYTDWMIQAEEDLDVARVLLEAGKYFAVTFYSQQAVEKALKSLLIHLGKDPGKTHSLTELASMIENEGLKIPQNIMEDLMVISPHFIISRYPDAANGVPARQYTKNMAEDLYRRAKEVLGWVKGNLQ, encoded by the coding sequence ATGAGATACACTGACTGGATGATTCAAGCTGAGGAGGACTTGGATGTGGCTAGAGTCTTATTAGAGGCTGGTAAATATTTTGCAGTAACTTTTTACTCTCAACAAGCTGTAGAGAAAGCATTGAAATCTCTGTTAATCCATTTAGGAAAAGATCCGGGGAAAACCCACTCTCTAACAGAGCTTGCTAGCATGATAGAGAATGAAGGACTTAAGATTCCTCAAAATATAATGGAGGATTTAATGGTTATATCACCTCATTTTATCATATCTAGATATCCTGATGCTGCAAATGGTGTTCCAGCTAGACAATACACTAAAAACATGGCGGAGGATCTATATAGAAGGGCTAAGGAGGTGTTAGGATGGGTAAAGGGAAATCTGCAATAG
- a CDS encoding ATP-binding protein encodes MLFSVEPKESLKDLFNREEEVKKFLQCVNNERMIIVTGLRRVGKSSLVLAGLNSLNRGYILVDLRKIFDNVSKRITPDKLYEEIHFNLTKINKIYLDGG; translated from the coding sequence TTGCTATTTAGCGTAGAGCCTAAAGAATCTTTAAAAGATTTATTCAATAGGGAAGAAGAAGTAAAGAAATTTCTTCAGTGTGTAAATAATGAAAGAATGATAATAGTGACGGGGCTAAGAAGAGTAGGAAAATCAAGCTTAGTATTAGCTGGATTAAATTCCTTAAACAGAGGTTATATATTAGTAGACCTAAGAAAAATATTTGATAACGTATCGAAGAGAATAACTCCAGATAAACTTTATGAGGAAATACACTTTAACCTAACAAAAATTAACAAAATTTATCTTGATGGGGGTTAA
- a CDS encoding IS256-like element ISC1257 family transposase, with product METITIDEKTLYNLTQPSEVIEELTHLNGNLTLVPNILSEDALLNKSVKEIEKIALEEADKTSPKHVRGKKIRRKGYAKYRFLKGFKIMLKGREDIYKLERISVELPVLYSDKGRVKTQVEERLLREEKVFKALMTVYSVLGGKLNAKLWMLEIQASGDFKYVIVDGKYVKLKGGRGSFSAIGVTEEGKRAVLDITLSVEKDVMSYWRLLVEVWKKYSFVLVVVDGTKALDKISLAELQVRRQGCLVHLKRNATKEEREALNVIFSAESGEIKPETCPRLLSYLSTPKELWRWLKSNNLIESFNSLLERRRFGSFHSPWRILQIARTIANNYNLSVVFHQFY from the coding sequence ATGGAAACTATAACAATTGACGAGAAAACCCTCTACAACCTCACTCAGCCAAGTGAGGTCATAGAAGAGCTTACACATCTCAACGGAAACCTCACGCTCGTCCCCAATATACTATCTGAAGACGCCCTATTAAACAAATCGGTCAAGGAGATTGAGAAAATAGCCTTAGAAGAGGCTGATAAGACTAGCCCAAAACACGTGAGGGGTAAGAAGATAAGAAGGAAAGGTTACGCAAAGTACAGATTCCTCAAGGGATTCAAGATCATGTTAAAAGGGAGAGAAGACATTTACAAGCTAGAGCGAATCTCAGTGGAACTACCCGTACTGTACAGTGATAAGGGAAGGGTGAAGACTCAAGTGGAGGAAAGGTTATTAAGGGAGGAGAAGGTGTTCAAGGCTCTGATGACCGTCTATTCTGTGCTAGGAGGTAAGTTGAACGCCAAGCTGTGGATGCTCGAGATCCAAGCGAGTGGTGATTTCAAGTATGTAATAGTTGATGGGAAGTACGTGAAGCTCAAGGGAGGAAGGGGGTCCTTCTCTGCGATTGGTGTGACAGAGGAAGGCAAGAGGGCCGTTCTGGACATAACCTTAAGTGTAGAGAAGGACGTCATGAGTTATTGGAGGCTCTTGGTTGAGGTCTGGAAGAAGTATAGCTTCGTCTTGGTGGTAGTTGATGGAACTAAGGCGTTGGATAAGATCTCTCTGGCTGAACTTCAGGTAAGAAGGCAAGGATGCTTGGTTCACCTCAAGCGCAACGCGACTAAGGAGGAGAGGGAGGCGTTAAACGTCATCTTCTCTGCAGAGAGTGGAGAGATTAAGCCCGAGACTTGTCCGAGGCTCTTGAGTTACCTCTCCACTCCCAAGGAGCTCTGGAGGTGGCTCAAATCCAATAACTTGATCGAGTCCTTCAATTCTCTCTTGGAAAGGAGGAGGTTCGGGTCGTTTCACTCCCCTTGGAGGATACTACAGATCGCTCGAACCATAGCCAACAACTATAATCTATCAGTTGTGTTTCACCAATTTTACTAG